The proteins below are encoded in one region of Gemmatimonadota bacterium:
- a CDS encoding YHYH protein: MRVVGFAIVACLLGALEANACSADLDKDGEVGFSDFLVLAAQFGQTCPPEMPDTLSALSVEAGYGRIVLPGTQVDLNATLTNGPGARVVWRQVQGASAAISSPNALQTTVSVPVNVSSAETLLFEVRAEMNSGQQASDTVWIEVYVPEQNPADLTLVADFSPKVGWECNQDPVEVPEVQTRVLENTIEYTTNGIPAHATGIFPNRGNPNMIWSVPQTWRIPRYPEKTDTPTEMAVFGITLEGIKLERDTAESYRNQRQWNYEALTPGMARRLSGNARFEWLGTDCNNAHVQPTGIYHYHGVPHSLVNEITSGTESEEMVLVGYAADGFPVYVASGPNAPEGSWKLRSGTRESGPGGEYDGTFREDWQFVEGSGDLDQCNGRFGITPEFPEGIYHYYLTDDYPYMPRCVWGTPDPSFRQRRAGRPPGGPGFRRRPPSRY; the protein is encoded by the coding sequence ATGAGAGTTGTCGGGTTTGCGATTGTCGCGTGTTTGTTAGGCGCTTTGGAAGCGAATGCGTGCAGTGCGGATTTGGATAAGGATGGCGAGGTAGGGTTTTCTGACTTTCTGGTGTTGGCTGCCCAATTCGGCCAAACGTGTCCACCCGAAATGCCGGATACCCTGAGTGCGTTATCCGTAGAGGCAGGCTATGGTCGGATCGTGCTTCCAGGTACACAGGTGGATCTCAATGCCACGCTTACCAATGGTCCGGGTGCCCGTGTGGTGTGGCGGCAAGTGCAAGGGGCGTCGGCGGCGATCAGTTCGCCCAATGCGCTCCAGACGACTGTTAGCGTTCCTGTCAATGTCAGCAGTGCGGAGACATTGCTATTTGAAGTGCGTGCCGAGATGAATTCGGGTCAACAAGCATCGGATACGGTTTGGATTGAAGTGTACGTACCGGAACAAAATCCCGCCGACCTGACGCTTGTGGCAGATTTTTCACCGAAGGTTGGCTGGGAGTGTAACCAGGATCCAGTAGAGGTGCCAGAGGTTCAGACCCGTGTTTTGGAAAATACCATCGAATACACGACCAATGGCATTCCCGCCCATGCGACGGGAATATTTCCCAATCGGGGCAATCCGAACATGATTTGGTCGGTGCCGCAAACCTGGCGCATTCCCCGCTATCCCGAAAAGACGGACACGCCTACCGAAATGGCTGTATTTGGCATCACGCTCGAGGGTATCAAACTCGAACGCGATACTGCGGAGAGTTATCGCAACCAGCGGCAGTGGAATTACGAGGCGCTGACTCCGGGTATGGCGCGTCGATTGAGCGGCAATGCGCGGTTTGAATGGCTGGGTACAGATTGCAATAACGCGCACGTTCAGCCAACGGGTATTTACCACTACCATGGCGTACCGCACAGCTTGGTAAATGAAATCACAAGTGGGACGGAGAGCGAGGAGATGGTGTTGGTAGGCTATGCTGCCGACGGTTTTCCGGTCTATGTCGCCAGCGGACCCAATGCTCCTGAGGGAAGTTGGAAATTGCGCTCGGGGACGCGCGAAAGTGGACCCGGGGGAGAATACGACGGCACGTTTCGGGAAGATTGGCAATTTGTCGAGGGATCGGGTGACCTCGACCAATGCAATGGGCGGTTCGGGATTACGCCCGAGTTTCCAGAAGGCATATACCATTACTATCTTACCGATGACTACCCGTACATGCCTCGCTGTGTATGGGGGACGCCAGATCCTTCGTTCAGGCAACGTCGAGCCGGCCGACCTCCCGGCGGCCCGGGTTTTAGAAGGCGTCCACCGAGCCGTTACTGA